Within Vigna unguiculata cultivar IT97K-499-35 chromosome 2, ASM411807v1, whole genome shotgun sequence, the genomic segment GAATAGGTTTGTTGACTTGGGGAAAATGTAATTCATATTATCTCCTTTTCTCCTGTAGCTGCTATTTGAAAAGTAATCCAAACTAACCCTATTCTACAAGTTCCTATATACTTGAGGGTAAATTCAGTGTACCATTTGTTTCATATGGCTTACAGGGAACCAGCTGATTTAAAGACATTGGTTAGAACTTATTTACAGTTTTACTAGATAAAGGGGCTGTTAAATCCTCAAGTATGCATGGACTTGTAGAATAAGTTAACCATTAAACAAGACAGTGAATCTGATTATGATCTGGGTGCAAATTTCCACATAGATATAAAAAATGGCTTCTTCTTCCAGATTGCAGGAAAGATTAATAGGATCATTAGGGAGTCAGGACTACGGGAAGTTGGCCAGCTGGAGCAAGATCTTGTTTTCGGAGATGCGACAACAAAAGATGTGATCAAATTTTTTACCACGAAAGAAGTAAGAAATTCCAATAGGGAAAATAAATTAGGTTTCATATAATCAATGCTTGTATCAAAATGAGAAAGCTTTTCAGTGTTCGATGAGTTGTGTGATTAGACACGCAACTTGTGCTGTTTCGTCTTTTAAACTTCGCATAAATGATGCATTTGTGCAGGATATAACCCATGAAAATAGGTTGCGCCTGTTAATGATTCTTGCATCTATTTATCCTGAGAAATTTGAAGGAGAAAAGGGCCTGAATTTGATGAGGGTATGGTTTCTTTCTGATTACAAACCTAATTTCCACTAGCTAGctgttcattttttattttaaagatatgcTATTAAATAGACTATTCCTATCTACTGCAATGATGTTATCCAATTTTTACCTTTTATGTGCTTCTCAGCTAGCAAAATTGACAGAAGAGGATATGAGTGTTGTGCATAATTTTAGAATGCTGGGGGGACAACCAGTTGccaaaaaaagtaaaacatcTGGTTTTGGTCTTAAGTTTGAGATCCATAAGGTAATGACAGTAATTTCTTGATGAATAGAATGTGGTTTTTCAATGTTACGTTTTGTATGAAAAGTGTTCTTTTAAGTTGTCAGAAGAAGCGCGCTGCAAGGAAAGAGCGTCCTGGTGAAGAAGAGAAATGGCAGTTATCACGCTTTTATCCGATAATAGAGGTACAAATTAGGTTAATCTCCGTATAGAATATGCATTCATTCACTGATGACAATTCCTCCGACTGGATAGCATTAAAATAAAACTCGAGTATAACAATTTCAACGAGTATGCTTCATTCCCACACTGCCGTTTTAACGATAATTCTGGCTGCAAATATGTGAAATAAGCAGACAGCTATTTACTATTCTTTCTCTATATAATTATGATTGACCAATGctaaatatataagaatatcTTTATGATGATCCTCGAATGCGATGACTGGATTTTATTCAGGAACTCATTGAAAATCTAGCGAGAAATGAATTGTCAAATGAGGATTATCCATGTTTGAATGATCCAAGTCCATCATACCACGGTTCACCTTTTTCTGGGCCTGTAAACCAAAATCCTCACTCGATGAGATCAAGACGAACACCATCTTGGGCTCGACCGCGAGGTTCTGAAGATGGATATTCaaggtttaatttttctttcctcatTAGTTCCCAGTAATCTAATTGCTTAGGATGAGATTAGTTTGCTTTTCCTTTGTCTCTCTGGTTGGTTATTATTCCCCTCACTTCTCAGTTGTGTAGAAACTTGTTTAAGCTTGCTATTATTGTAGatattttgttgggaaattgcCAATCATGAAGGTGACTTTCTCacgtataaattttatattttcttgatGTCACACAGCGATTCCGTGCTTAGACTTGCATCGAGTGATTTCAGGAGGGTGGGGCAACGAATCTTTGTATTCATTGTTGGTGGAGCAACTAGATCTGAGGTTTGATTTGCATATAAAATGAGCTTCTATAATTCAATATCACCCCCCCTTGCCCCTCTGATTTTCTGGTCTGATACGTTTCTATTTTGAATACGCAGCTTAGGGTTTGTCATAAGCTTACCGAAAAGCTAAAGAGGGAGATTATTCTCGGTTCATCGAGTGTTGATGACCCTGCACAATTTATTACGGTATTGtagtttttacctttttttaatgCAAAACATAATATGTTTCTTAACCGGGAATTGCCACAACCATTCTTCCGTGCTAATATTCCTCTTTTTCAGAAATTAAACATGATGACGACGCATGAGATTTCATTAGATGATATCCAGATATGATGTTAAGGACTTCAACTAGAAGATGGACCTCCGCATActtgtaaattatatttatgttgtaATCACATAGTTTAACCATCATGTTATATTATtctgtcaaaaaaaaaatcatcatgcTGTTACAAATTATTTGGAAATTTGATACTTCAGACTAACATGAATAATGCTCATTGGTTACTGATCAGAATAACTTCAGTTTTCTGTGGATAGACTGATTTAGACTAGAAAGAAACTAGTTAAAGACCACTttgtgataaataataaatacttccAACTCACTGGATCGTTTTAACGATGGAAAGTTTAAGTATTGGGTTAAATTATATTGTCGCTGTTGTGAAAGAATAACAATGAATACTTCCGACCATTAATATAAGTGAATATATAGTAATACGTAATATAATAAGTCATGAAATTGTTAcaacattttttgtttattatcggaggatatgtttattttttgctGCACAAAATACTACTGCATTCTCCGTGTCGAAATACCAGATCTTTAAGTAGCCATTATTTTGTCCTACTGACAAAAATGCACTTTTACGTCAAGCATCGCAAAATGTGTAGATTAATTAGATAAGGGTACTGTTTATCGGTGTTCTAAGAGTACCggttaagataattaatatatattaaattttatgaaaaatatataaataagtgtaatattaaattaaaaatctaacTTAATTaccattaatataattttattttatttaaaagacaaaaatgtccataattattatacatgtgtgttttatattttatttaatgttcatcaataaaaatttaaaaaataattaaataataaaatatgttttaatattgttaaaaattaaacataattaaatataaagaagtttaaattaacattacaaccataaaaaatagtgttaaataattaaaaaatttataaaaaagaaacaaaaataaaatgttttagtagagaccttaaaaattttaaaatcattcttCTGTATCAGTAGATTATTgtcaaaaactttaaaagagtatttttgtctttataaaatttgttatatacatttatactatcttaattaatatatttaattatttcaacttttaatataaaaataaaagaaccaatataaattaattatccttaaccaATTCTCTTAAGTCACCGATTAACATTCTCCTAAAAATAATGTTGTTAATTGCATTAACTAGAGTAGTAATGAATTATGTTATAACGCTTCACACaatctataataatatgtaatatgtAGTGAATTATATTATAACGTTAACATAATctataataatacttttttttcaacatgttattttagtttaatttttaattactattttaaaaatttattattttataaataatttatttttaattattattttaaaactctcGTTtgtctttaataattatttaaaaaaattgtatacatattttattttttaattttatatttaacaatttttataaaagttaattatgtatttttcattaattttaacttaaatttttaaaaattaaaaaatacaaataaacacAATGTACCCAAATTTCTATGAGAATTAAAAAATGCGAATAAAAAACACGACACACCTGGTTTTTGtcagaaataataataatagtccataatgtattataacaatcaaatcataattataataactagCTAAAAAGCAGAATGAGTGTGTTCAAGTTCTTAAAATCTAATGGAGTTATTACTGtatgttataattaaaaagCTATAaagacaatattttaaaaatattttgtaattaatccTCTCTTTGGTCGAATATATAATATGtagaagaataaaatttatgtttatattaatttaaatccTATTTTATTTGACGTGTAATTTATACTTTGaatgaaaaagatatattaaaataacaatacagattagaaatttatatgaaagagtaagaaaaagaaaattctataCTGTAGAATAATGATTTTTGTAGTGATTATGTTAAATggaataatttatctttattacttttctattattgtattattatattattataatattaacaattttaaaattttaaacataattaaagaaaaaacaataacaacatagaatgaaatatatatatatatatatatatatatatatatatatatatcccaaCATATTAGACATAATGTTACGTAtatgtagggatggcaacgggtcgggtcgggcacggatagtatgatacacGTACCCGACCCGCTAAAAAAAATCCATCCGTTACTCGCCCATTTACCTGTCAGGTATCCGTTTAAAAAATACTCtcggatatttttaaaacccgcgggtacccgtggatacccgatacctgcaaatatttaaaaaaatatgtattttataaattttttaatatcaaattataaaaataaaatataaattaaattaaattataattataattataattataattataattataattataattataattataattataattataattaaatttgacataataaaatatactgttacttctaattttaattaaatttaacttaataaaatataaattaaattttaattttaatttttttgcgagtaacgggtacccgcgggtacagatagtatgatacccgtacccgacccgtttataagcaggtattaaaatacccgctactCGCGGGTAATAAATACCCGCGAGTAGTAACTATCCATCGCGAATTTTATCCGCAAATATCCATGGGCACGGATATTTTTACCATCCCTACATATctgttataattttaaaatatttttcaaattaacttCACAAAGCAAAAGATTGAAATGGTAAAAGggactaaaaaaatgaattctcATTACTTTAAAAACTACTCAAGTAacttaattactttaaaaagcTACTGATGTAAAAAAGATAATacttacaaaacaaaattaagggattattctttttcttcccATATAAACTATTTTGGAATTCAAAGTTCACATTGAAAACACAAAACATATCAAGattgtttataaaattgaacTTCTGATAGTTTACTGAGCTAGATTTTCTTCAAGCGTGACCCTTTGCTaacttcaacaaaaacatgagaTGAATTACCGAAGAattgaactaaaaataaaacgagAAAATATGTAATCCTAATTTCCCTACGTAAGCCAATAGTAATGCTATAAAAGTATCTTAAAGATCACAGTGCAAATATTAGTGGCTAaacacatgataatatgatatGCCTAGTTTGCTTCTTCAATCTTCTGGAACACAACTGCGAAGAACTTTTTCCCTCTGAGACAGCAAGTTTTCAGCCTTTCTCTTTTTAAGATCACGAACTAATTTATTGACATAAGCAATGTATTTATCGacatcaaattttcttttgcagCCTGCATAGTTCATGTAACGAATTTTCCCAAAAATGGGCCGCTCCTTCCACCCCTGAAATGCATCATAACAATGTAAATGCCAAAACTCGGAGCTTTGgaacaaaatttaacaattcTGCTACTTTTTAATATGATCAAGGAAACACCCAGCTCTCAGTTCATTCAATTTTCGTGAATATAAAAAAGATCAAATCAATTCTGCtgaacaaaaacacaatttaCGAAAACCACTCTTCCTCGacattgaaattaaaatgtaacGAATGAGAATGACACAATCGAACCTGATCATGAACCCCGCATATTGACCACATACAGCCAACATAACCATTTGGATCTCGCCCATCTAATTCATACTGCAGTCAGTCAAAAAATAGTGTAATAAGCTTCATTTCATGAAATCACACATACGCTGACCAAAACTATGCACGTTACCTTGTCATTTAAATATAGAGATATCTCAAGGGCTTCTTCAGGTCCTCGTGTCCACTCAAGTATCTTCTTTGCCCAATACATTCTGTACATGAGATTTTATAATTGAGGAAACAAAATAAGGCTCCTcttggaagctaaagttgatggATTCTCTTCTTTTCATGACAACATGTATAATAAGCTTAGAATGAGAATGTGCAACATAAGATACTTCGAAAGGAAACAAACAAGAGACAAGAATTCATCAAGAAGCTACGTACCGCATAAATCCGTGCATTTTCCCCTTGTGAACCATCTCCAGCTGAGAAGCATTCCAGAGCTGATGTTTGCGAGAAAACAATACTTATTTAAGGCAAATGACAATAAAAAAAGCAAAGATTTAGAAAGAGCTGAAGCGTAACAACGCATCAAATATTAATTGAGGCACTGAGAAAATTAGTAGGGAGATAGTAAATTATTATGTGGAAAAAAGTACGAGAATCTTCgaaggtttcaggtttcaggtttcttCAGTtgagaatataattattatccaTGAAACATTGGCTTACAGGATCAGCAGTTTGTGCCTTCTCCAATTGTTCCCTCCTGAAAAAATCCGAAAACTATTTGAACTTGCaagtaaacaaaaacaatagaGTTGGAAACAAACCAAAGTGACTCACGTGTAAACATGTTCACGCTTATCAGTGGCATGTTCGGTTAAGGTGTTCCGAGCCCAACCCCATGCTCCTTTTATTGAATCATAGTGGGGCTCGTAGAAGCAATAGTTATCAGCAAGCTCCCTCCGCACAATCAACTCCTCCAAGAAAGTATCAATGGCCTTTAAACCACAAGTTAAAAACAGGAAATTATACTAAACATTAGTATAAGATGTTTCAATGTTTGTCTATTATCACAATTTTGGGGAAGAAAAGAACATCGAGAAACAGAAAGAATCAAGTGCAGGGCAAGTAAACAAACTTGAGGATGTGAATTTCGCAGCTTACGTGCTTCAAAAGCACATCGCTGAGCCGATATCTGTCCAAAATGCAAATAGGGAGATAAACCAGAAAGTGCATTGGGGTTGCACGGGTTGTTGCGATCTACAGAGTAACCTTTCAACCTTTTAGTCAAGAATCCATTTTCACTTCCCATCAGCACATCCCTTGCCGCAATTTCCCCCGGCTCACACCAATCAACTTCAGGAACCTCAGCTCCTCTCCTAGTAATTTGACAAAAACAATCATCAAGGCAGGGTCATCATATCCACATAATTTACTTAAGTGCAAACAACACTAACCTTAACACATCAGCAATGAGATCATCCCAATCAATGGAATGATTCTCGGGAAGGACCCACATCCTAGTTGGTAGATTATCTTCGATCTCAGGGAAATCGATGAGATACTCAGAAAGCCTTTTGTTTATCTTTGTCCTGATTGTCTTAGCACTGTACTCCAATTTATCAGAGGCAACCCAAAGTGGCACAACGTTGTGAGCGTCCACTTCATGCACCGTAACTGAATCGCTTACCCTCTTGCAAATCTCTTCTTTACACCTTCGAATTTCCCGCAATGGTGAGAAATCCGTTACCAAAAGTGAAGCTCCACATTCTCTAAGAAACGTTGGCACGGTCTCTTCCGCCTCTCCCTACATTAGAGTTTGAAAGTATAAACAACATCTTAGTAGAGCTAAGACCTTGTTTAGTTAACGGTCTCATACAAGAGGTAAAACGAATTAGTTCGAGTACAAATTAATATCAGCTTttgaagaaattaagaaaaaatgtttcCATAAATTAGCTTCAACAGAGGAGACCGCCACTGATTTTGTTGATCAAATGCCAGACTAGTTTAGCTTAAGAAGTTATCTTGAATTCGAGTTTTCATATACAATGACTCGGAGGAAATGTTTTGTCCTCTACGGTGACTCTACCAAACTCGTGCATGATTATTTCAAATGGAATGCAGTTAAACATCTTCTACagaaggaaaatttataaataaactaattcttACTTAAGTTTCATTTGAGAGTTGAAAAGTTGATGGAGacctaaatattatttaaaaaactatcCAAACAAAAAGCGAAACTTTAATAACTGTGCAAGTTACCTGGAACAAGAAAAATGGAATTTGAAGAGTATTCTGCATACGGTGGCCCAATTGGCGCAAGCCCCTGAGCATGAACCCTAGATGACGGGATTTGGCGTCGAGAAAACTGTGgaataaattgaaaacaacgGCAACGGGAACGTTGGCTTTGTTGGCCTCAGCAACGGCGTGGATCAGAGCCCAGTTGTCTCTCACCCGTTGATCCCTGAACATCCAGTACACAACGGGACCCGAACCCGCTTCTCCAGACGAACTGGTTTTCAGGGTCCGAATCCGACCTGCCTGAACCGTCATCGGCGACGCTAATTTGGAAGCCATCGTGTTCAACCAAGCGCCTCTACTCCACAAGtcttggagggaaattcaacaGTTCCATGTGTGGTTTCAAACCAACGTACGTGGTTCCACTCTCTCTTTGGCACGTGTAcaatactatttattattattttgtttatcattGCACATAGGCCCACATCAAAGATGGACCTCACCAATCTATACGAAAACAGCCCTAAAACAGGGTAGGTCAATCTTCAAGGCCCAACCCAAGTAAATCCAACAACAATTAACGgtggagaaaaaaataacaaaaaaatgggTCACATGATTAGGTTTTGGAGCAGAAGAAGATTGTTGTATATAAAGAGTTTGTTGTCTTCATACATTAATCATtgtatttctttctcttttgcgTTAACCCACAAGCATATACACAGACATAGAGACAGATAGATACGGAGAAAGTGAGTGAATGAGTTTTTGGTTGGTGAGTGAGCCATTAGCTATCATTTCTGTCTCTCACTTATATCACTAATTACAAGACCCAACTAACTCTCATCATTCTTCACTCTgctttcaataatttaaaattttatcataatgtATTTTTGCtatatattttatgcttttaagttataaatctattttcatttaatattactaatattcaATAGAGGATTTGTAAAAGATTATGGGTGTATTTTTTActaattgaacttttatttttaaataaaagattaattgaAACACATTggtaaattaga encodes:
- the LOC114171940 gene encoding deoxyribodipyrimidine photo-lyase translates to MASKLASPMTVQAGRIRTLKTSSSGEAGSGPVVYWMFRDQRVRDNWALIHAVAEANKANVPVAVVFNLFHSFLDAKSRHLGFMLRGLRQLGHRMQNTLQIPFFLFQGEAEETVPTFLRECGASLLVTDFSPLREIRRCKEEICKRVSDSVTVHEVDAHNVVPLWVASDKLEYSAKTIRTKINKRLSEYLIDFPEIEDNLPTRMWVLPENHSIDWDDLIADVLRRGAEVPEVDWCEPGEIAARDVLMGSENGFLTKRLKGYSVDRNNPCNPNALSGLSPYLHFGQISAQRCAFEARKLRNSHPQAIDTFLEELIVRRELADNYCFYEPHYDSIKGAWGWARNTLTEHATDKREHVYTREQLEKAQTADPLWNASQLEMVHKGKMHGFMRMYWAKKILEWTRGPEEALEISLYLNDKYELDGRDPNGYVGCMWSICGVHDQGWKERPIFGKIRYMNYAGCKRKFDVDKYIAYVNKLVRDLKKRKAENLLSQREKVLRSCVPED